Proteins encoded in a region of the Panthera uncia isolate 11264 chromosome B2 unlocalized genomic scaffold, Puncia_PCG_1.0 HiC_scaffold_24, whole genome shotgun sequence genome:
- the ARG1 gene encoding arginase-1, translated as MSSKSKSIGIIGVPFSKGQPQGGVEEGPTVLRKAGLLEKLKEQGCDVKDYGDLPFVDVPNDPPFEIVKNPRSVGKANEQLAGVVAEVKKNGRTSLVLGGDHSMAIGSISGHARVHPDLCVIWVDAHTDINTPLTTTSGNLHGQPVSFLLKELKGKIPDVPGFSWVTPCISAKDIVYIGLRDVDPGEHYILKTLGIKYFSMTEVDKLGIGKVMEEALSYLLGRKKRPIHLSFDVDGLDPSFTPATGTPVPGGLTYREGLYITEEIYKTGLLSGLDIMEVNPSLGKTPEEVTRTVNTAVTVTLACFGVAREGNHKPIDYLNPPK; from the exons ATGAGTTCCAAGTCAAAATCCATTGGGATCATCGGAGTGCCTTTCTCAAAGGGCCAG CCACAAGGAGGCGTGGAAGAAGGCCCTACAGTATTGAGAAAGGCTGGCCTGCTTGAGAAACTTAAAGAACAAG GGTGTGATGTGAAAGATTACGGGGACCTGCCCTTTGTTGACGTCCCTAATGATCCTCCCTTTGAAATTGTGAAGAATCCAAGGTCTGTGGGAAAAGCGAATGAGCAGCTGGCTGGTGTGGTGGCAGAGGTGAAGAAGAATGGAAGGACCAGCCTGGTGCTGGGCGGAGATCACAG tATGGCGATTGGAAGCATCTCTGGCCATGCCAGGGTCCACCCAGATCTCTGCGTCATTTGGGTGGATGCTCACACTGATATCAACACTCCATTGACAACCACAAGTGGGAACTTGCACGGACAACCTGTGTCTTTCCTCCTGAAGGAACtaaaaggaaag ATCCCTGATGTACCAGGATTCTCGTGGGTGACTCCCTGCATATCCGCCAAAGATATTGTGTATATTGGCCTGAGAGACGTGGACCCTGGGGAACA CTATATTTTGAAAACTCTGGGTATTAAGTATTTTTCAATGACTGAAGTGGATAAACTGGGCATTGGCAAGGTGATGGAAGAAGCACTCAGCTACCTACTAGGAAG aaagaaaaggccaatTCATTTGAGCTTCGATGTTGATGGACTGGACCCATCCTTCACACCAGCTACTGGCACACCAGTCCCGGGAGGTCTGACTTACAGAGAAGGTCTCTACATTACAGAAGAAATTTACAAAACAG GGCTACTCTCAGGATTAGATATAATGGAAGTGAACCCATCTCTGGGGAAGACACCGGAAGAAGTAACTCGAACAGTGAACACAGCAGTAACAGTAACCTTGGCTTGCTTTGGAGTTGCTCGGGAGGGTAATCATAAGCCCATTGACTACCTTAACCCACCTAAGTAA